The following are encoded in a window of Mycobacterium decipiens genomic DNA:
- the rpfC gene encoding resuscitation-promoting factor RpfC, producing MTNVAKPLIKSALVAGSVAASMSLSTAAAHALPSPNWDAVAQCESGGNWAANTGNGKYGGLQFKPATWAAFGGVGNPAAASREQQIVVANRVLAEQGLDAWPKCGASSGLPIALWSKPAQGLKQIINEIIWASIQASIPR from the coding sequence ATGACCAACGTCGCTAAGCCTCTCATCAAGTCCGCTCTCGTGGCCGGTTCGGTCGCGGCCTCGATGTCACTCTCCACCGCCGCTGCACATGCTCTCCCAAGCCCAAATTGGGACGCGGTCGCGCAGTGCGAATCCGGCGGCAACTGGGCAGCCAACACCGGCAACGGCAAATATGGTGGGCTGCAATTCAAGCCTGCTACCTGGGCCGCGTTCGGCGGTGTCGGCAATCCGGCGGCCGCCTCCCGGGAGCAACAAATCGTGGTAGCCAACCGAGTTTTGGCTGAACAGGGATTGGACGCATGGCCGAAGTGCGGCGCTTCCTCTGGCCTCCCGATCGCACTTTGGTCGAAACCCGCGCAGGGCCTCAAGCAAATCATCAACGAGATCATCTGGGCCAGCATCCAGGCGAGCATTCCGCGCTGA